The following is a genomic window from Halichoerus grypus chromosome 13, mHalGry1.hap1.1, whole genome shotgun sequence.
gaacAGCCATGTATATTATGTGAGGAAGAACAAGAGCTTGAACCACAGCAGAACATAGAAGAAACCAAAAAAGTAGATGATGAAGATGCTGAGCTGATCTTTGTTGGGGTGGAACATGTAAATGACGATGCTGAGCTGATCTTTGTTGGGGTGACTTCAAATTCAAAACcagttgtttcaaatattttgaacagaGTCACCCCAGGTTCATGTTCAAGGAGAAAAAAGTATGGTCACCTCAGAAAAGGTACTACTCACAAATTTCAGCCTATAAGTCATGTGACCCCTATATCAGAAGCAGTGACTGCCTTGCCAGTTTCTGAATCTGAATCAAGATCAACAGATAGTCCCATTATTATTGAGCCTTTGTCTAAacctgattataaaaataattcaccaCAAGTCGTGCCTAATAGCTCTTCAGAGTTATGTTCTCCTTTGATTACACTTACAAGTTCATTACAGCATCCAGTAGGAGCAGCACTTTCTGTAGGAGGTATGAATAAAAGTCCTTGCATATCAAAGCAACTTTCCCCTGCTGAAGTAAATGACATAAATCCCAAAAGGCCTAAACTCAGTGATGGAATCATAGAGGGACATGCTTCAGCTTTGTCCCCTTCAGGTATCTTTCATACAATGACTTCGCAGCAAAGCACATTCTCAAACAGTGTTCATACCTCATTAAGCCATGTTCAGAATGGAGCACCTTTTCCAACAGCTTTTCCAAAGGACAGTGTCCATTTCGAGCCTATAAATGCTATTAAGGAAAATAGACCGGCAAAAACAGACTTTCTGAGTCTAGCAAGTCAAAACCAGATTGTTGATCCCAAGAAAGGAAGTCTGGTCATATTACTTCGTGACTTTTATTATGGGCAACATAAAGGAGACGGTCAGCCAGAACAGAAGACTCACACAACTTTTAAATGCCTCAGCTGCTTGAAAGTTCTAAAAAATGTCAAGTTTATGAATCACATGAAGCACCATTTGGAACTTGAGAAGCAGAGGGGTGACAGCTGGGAAAGCCACACCACCTGCCAGCACTGCCACCGACAGTTTCCCACTCCCTTCCAGCTGCAGTGTCACATTGAAAGTGTACACACCACCCAGGAGCCTTCTGCTGTCTGTAAAATTTGTGAATTGTCATTCAAAACAGATCAGGTTCTCTTACAGCACATGAAGGACAATCATAAGCCTGGCGAAATGCCCTATGTGTGCCAGGTTTGCAATTACAGATCGTCAGCCTTTGCTGATGTAGAAACACATTTCAGAAAATGCCATGAAAACACTAAGAATTTGCTCTGTCCATTCTGtctcaaaattttcaaaactgCAACACCGTACATGTGTCATTATAGGGGACACTGGGAAAAGAGTGTTCACCAGTGTTCCAAATGCCGGCTacagtttttaacttttaaggaGAAAATGGAGCACAAGACTCAGTGTCATCAAATGTTTAAGAAGCCTAAGCAACTAGAGGGATTGCCCCCTGAAACAAAGGTTGTTATTCAAGTGTCACTGGGACCTCTTCAACCAGGATCAGTGGAAGTAGCATCCATTACTGTGAGCACATCTGATTCTGAACCATCACCCCCCAGGTCTAAAAGTAGAATTTCAAAAAAACCTCGTTAATTCTAGTTTCAGTAAATCTAAAGCAGGTATTTCAATCAAAGTCAAAaaccccataaaaaaaaaaatacaaaccataCACTAttcaatagcatcaaaaatagtGAAACCAATGAGTcatttatgaatttctttttaaattcatgaaataCAGTATTGTCTGATTGgaattttgaaatgttatttaaaaatttgctacCTGGTGTTCATGTACTGTATCTGGCTtaacacataaaatatgttttgtgtatgtatgtgtgtgagacaaaaaagtggaaacctatttattattttgatatttcatGTTACTTGTAAGTTTGAAAGCTCTCATTTCTGTGTATAGAATCTATATATagagttttttttaagtacttaatTTTATCTTCAACTTTTTCCATGCCTTGAAGATTTCAGTATTTACTCTAGTCAGACTTGAATGGCTTTGTTACATCATGGTCCCATTTGCTGCTGAGCTCCCAGAAGTGTCTGTCTTGTGCTCGTCTAAAGTAatctgaccctgagatcctgagtgTGGAGAAGTTGAGGGACAAGGTGTGGCATG
Proteins encoded in this region:
- the ZNF280B gene encoding zinc finger protein 280B, which translates into the protein MEQPCILCEEEQELEPQQNIEETKKVDDEDAELIFVGVEHVNDDAELIFVGVTSNSKPVVSNILNRVTPGSCSRRKKYGHLRKGTTHKFQPISHVTPISEAVTALPVSESESRSTDSPIIIEPLSKPDYKNNSPQVVPNSSSELCSPLITLTSSLQHPVGAALSVGGMNKSPCISKQLSPAEVNDINPKRPKLSDGIIEGHASALSPSGIFHTMTSQQSTFSNSVHTSLSHVQNGAPFPTAFPKDSVHFEPINAIKENRPAKTDFLSLASQNQIVDPKKGSLVILLRDFYYGQHKGDGQPEQKTHTTFKCLSCLKVLKNVKFMNHMKHHLELEKQRGDSWESHTTCQHCHRQFPTPFQLQCHIESVHTTQEPSAVCKICELSFKTDQVLLQHMKDNHKPGEMPYVCQVCNYRSSAFADVETHFRKCHENTKNLLCPFCLKIFKTATPYMCHYRGHWEKSVHQCSKCRLQFLTFKEKMEHKTQCHQMFKKPKQLEGLPPETKVVIQVSLGPLQPGSVEVASITVSTSDSEPSPPRSKSRISKKPR